The Cloeon dipterum chromosome X, ieCloDipt1.1, whole genome shotgun sequence genome includes a window with the following:
- the LOC135946356 gene encoding uncharacterized protein LOC135946356: protein MIINCCGTKSCTKTNYNATTRQVSTAGKTYQPAAADETLPPNSEIDPVTSVENIVEPETISEADAESSSVFADSKTSTSEAASSSTSTSTTTTTTSTSTTSTTTTTTTTTTTPPPTAEELVLGKCDSTFTKDVKMFDTDGSLKDPEKYGFWVNSCDQLFVFGKSLVTWRDNFIRCAKIGMKPVEIENDNKLQCLKNLASTWKYGSNYWTSGLRTSVDGFSWCNQNGTTRGASLPAATWEQGQPDNLNKSENCMHLNITRANASVVTTDKKCTNIYVFACQGAPTPAPPCSSPSCPNVTCEKNSALFTNVTKNGKVSQYLTNPAKHGNWYSKNGRFYVFSYANQTETYAGASKACCEFGMTLLSLQFDYKYKAITAGIEVNMGDAAFYWTSGTDTGCESNFGYCAVKRLLRDEAVWQPGQPDNANGQENYVAVYINSSSAMLADFSGETKFRYICEGRDNSRAESGGKGVRDECAAIYNISSGELDTLMGRTDYDLRTKCFLKCVGENSGLMINGKFVENEVLSILEKMAKGNLDDLRKNLMVIDDCGNGTEGMDECDKASQMIKCTKEKAPDVVMGVVSEMEKAISAEEAAQGAVAALPPVEPKCVLNFTCDIIPEYRQLYENTTTVGSGATPDAYVDSACRKKYVFLGGSYSFDVGMTECCKYGLRLATLESLTEINCIAVEATYVHKSCLTWVAASREGGKPFWCYNSSMPMASSVTSDPDVTKVALMFDFATKALVPYNTSSFSHVLCEEI from the exons ATGATCATCAATTGCTGCGGCACCAAGTCCTGCACTAAGACAAATTACAATGCCACGACACGACAGGTATCAACTGCTGGGAAGACCTACCAACCAGCCGCAGCAGACGAAACTCTTCCCCCAAACAG TGAAATTGATCCTGTGACATCCGTTGAAAACATTGTCGAGCCTGAAACAATCTCAGAAGCTGACGCTGAAAGCAGTTCAGTGTTTGCTGACAGCAAAACTTCGACTTCAGAGGCTGCATCTAGCTCTACTTCAACCAGCACAACCACAACAACCACATCCACTTCAACAACTTCAACAACTACTACTACCACAACAACCACAACAACGCCTCCTCCTACTGCAGaa gaattGGTTCTTGGAAAATGTGACTCAACTTTTACCAAAGAT gttaaaatgtttgatacGGATGGAAgtttaaaag ACCCGGAAAAATACGGATTTTGGGTGAATTCTTGCGatcaattatttgtgtttgggAAATCACTG GTAACGTGGCGAGATAATTTCATCCGCTGCGCCAAAATAGGCATGAAGCCGgttgaaattgaaaacgaTAATAAGTTACAGTGTCTTAAAAACCTTG CTTCCACGTGGAAATACGGATCCAACTACTGGACGTCAGGTTTGCGGACCAGCGTTGACGGATTTTCTTGGTGCAACCAAAATGGGACGACGCGAGGGGCGAGCTTGCCGGCCGCGACCTGGGAGCAAGGTCAGCCAGACAACCTGAACAAGTCTGAAAATTGCATGCACCTCAACATCACGCGGGCCAATGCAAGCGTCGTTACCACTGACAAAAAGTGCACCAACATTTACGTTTTCGCGTGCCAG GGAGCGCCAACCCCAGCTCCGCCATGTTCGTCGCCATCCTGTCCGAACGTCACTTGTGAGAAAAAC TCTGCGCTGTTTACCAATGTGACCAAAAACGGAAAAGTCAGCCAGTACCTGACGA aTCCAGCGAAGCACGGAAATTGGTACAGCAAAAATGGCCGCTTCTACGTTTTCAGCTATGCAAATCAGACTGAAACG TACGCGGGTGCAAGCAAAGCCTGCTGCGAGTTTGGAATGACACTGCTTAGTCTGCAGTTTGATTACAAATACAAGGCAATTACAGCCGGGATAGAAG TAAATATGGGCGACGCCGCCTTTTACTGGACATCGGGCACGGACACCGGCTGCGAATCTAACTTTGGCTACTGCGCGGTGAAGCGCCTTTTGCGCGACGAAGCCGTTTGGCAGCCCGGACAACCGGACAACGCCAACGGCCAAGAAAACTACGTGGCTGTCTACATCAACAGCTCGTCGGCAATGCTGGCCGACTTCAGCGGAGAGACAAAATTCCGTTATATTTgcgaa GGTAGGGACAATTCAAGGGCCGAGTCTGGTGGCAAGGGCGTGCGGGATGAGTGCGCGGCAATTTACAACATAAGTTCTG GCGAGTTGGACACGCTGATGGGCAGGACAGATTATGATTTGAGGACAAAG tGCTTCCTTAAATGCGTGGGAGAAAACAGCGGATTg ATGATTAATGGGAAGTTTGTGGAAAATGAGGTTCTctcgattttggaaaaaatggccAAGGGAAATTTGGATGATTTGAGGAAAAACTTGATGGTCATTGACGATTGTGGAAATGGAACAG AGGGAATGGACGAATGCGATAAGGCGTCCCAAATGATTAAATGCACCAAGGAAAAAGCACCTGATGTGGTCATGGGTGTCGTCAGCGAAAtggaaaaagcaatttctgcTGAAGAAGCTGCACAG GGTGCTGTGGCTGCACTTCCTCCTGTGGAGCCGAAATGCGTTCTCAACTTCACCTGTGACATTATC CCTGAATATCGGCAGCTGTACGAAAATACAACAACAG TAGGTTCAGGAGCAACTCCTGATGCCTATGTCGACAGTGCTTGTCGCAAGAAATACGTGTTTCTGGGAGGAAGT TACTCATTCGATGTTGGAATGACCGAGTGCTGCAAATATGGCCTGAGACTTGCAACTTTGGAGTCTTTGAcggaaataaattgcattgcTGTTGAAGCCA cgtATGTGCACAAGTCTTGCCTCACGTGGGTGGCAGCCTCAAGGGAAGGTGGCAAGCCCTTTTGGTGCTATAATTCCAGCATGCCCATGGCCTCATCTGTGACATCCGACCCTGACGTCACCAAGGTGGCCCTGATGTTTGACTTTGCAACTAAAGCTCTTGTGCCCTACAACACATCTTCCTTCTCTCATGTTCTGTGcgaggaaatttga
- the LOC135946006 gene encoding insulin-degrading enzyme-like isoform X2 translates to MVKKIENITKSPEDQRDYRGLILDNELRVLLISDPKTDKSAAALSVNIGHMSDPMELNGLAHFLEHMLFLGTEKYPSENEYSKYLTEHGGSSNAFTSMENTTFYFDVGPEHLDNALDIFSQFFKAPLFTEDATDREVKAVNSEHEKNLANDSWRLHQLERSTSIKDHPYSKFGTGNLQTLVEDPQKNGINVREALLKFHRDYYSSNIMSLVILGKDSLDKLQDTAVNLFGTIENKKVALPKWPGNPFGQEQLQKKGLAVPIKDWRSLSVTFPIPDMKQHYKAGPNRYLGHLIGHESSGSLLSALKKRGWSSHLNAGCRSVARDISFFAVNVDLTEKGLENVDNIVDLIFQYINLLRQEDPKEWIFKEYVEITNMSFRFKDKESPRDYVVDLVEDLLEYPVDEVLTSGYLLSEWKPELINQVLENLTPDNCRIGIISKQFEPIADQTEKWYGTKYKIEDIPSELIEKWKNAKPIEELKLPKKNEFIPSSLDILPDDDNPTKYPAIIHETHFARVWHKKDDEFLLPKSNLIIELTSPFAFVDPLRVNFTHIYLYLVHDALTEYSYDASLASLKFGVVNSKYGLMVTIKGFHDKQDILLTKVLDTLINLEVDEKRYEIFKEYYVRSLKNFQAEQPYTHAMHYQSACLLEKVWLKSELLDATKYLSIEGLKSFIPQFFSMMHIECLIHGNTNKAAAQKLIDVIEGKLVKNVQPLLPPHLLRYRDMKLEDGSNYVYEVTNETHKTSCVDVLLQCPPKSTESNMLLELFVQIASEPCFNVLRTKEQLGYIVHLTLSRNLTGQGVRIMVQSYKHPTYVNHKIEQFLLSMKSYLEEMSDEEFERHKEALAVLRLEKPKKMKQLTNHYWTEISIQAYCFDRDNIEVAFLKTLTKDDVIQFYNDHIHAEGAKRRKLAVHVLSTAEGGAGSAGTEVDEFEPLSIVSKPTRIEDICSFKSGLSSFPLLQPYAYHRPQGSKAKL, encoded by the exons ATGGTCAAGAAAATCGAGAACATCACGAAAAGTCCAGAGGACCAAAGAGATTACCGAGGCCTTATTTTGGACAATGAGCTACGGGTTTTACTCATCAGCGACCCAAAAACTGATAAGTCGGCAGCTGCACTCTCCGTTAATattg GTCACATGAGCGATCCCATGGAACTCAATGGCTTGGCTCACTTTCTGGAGCACATGCTGTTCCTCGGAACGGAAAAGTACCCAAGCGAGAACGAGTACAGCAAGTACTTGACCGAGCATGGTGGCAGTTCAAATGCATTCACCTCCATGGAAAACACAACCTTCTACTTCGACGTCGGCCCGGAACACTTGGACAACGCATTAGACAT TTTTTCTCAGTTCTTTAAGGCGCCTCTCTTCACCGAGGACGCGACAGACCGAGAAGTAAAAGCTGTCAATTCGGagcatgaaaaaaatttggccaATGACTCATGGCGATTACACCAGCTGGAAAGGAGCACCAGCATCAAGGACCATCCCTACAGTAAATTTGGCACTGGCAACTTGCAAACGTTGGTCGAAGATCcccaaaaaaatggaattaatgtCAGGGAGGCGCTGCTCAAGTTCCACAGAGATTACTACTCGTCCAACATCATGTCGCTCGTGATCCTCGGCAAAG acTCTTTAGACAAACTGCAAGATACAGCTGTGAATTTGTTTGGAACAATTGAGAACAAAAAAGTCGCTCTGCCCAAGTGGCCTGGAAATCCTTTTGGCCAAGAGCAGCTGCAAAAGAAAGGACTGGCTGTGCCAATAAAAGACTGGCGATCACTTAGCGTCACCTTTCCCATTCCTGACATGAAGCAGCACTACAAAGCAGGC ccAAATAGGTACTTAGGCCACCTGATTGGTCACGAAAGCAGCGGCAGTTTGCTCTCTGCTCTGAAAAAGCGTGGCTGGTCAAGTCATCTGAATGCTGGATGCAGGTCTGTGGCCAGGgacatttccttttttgctgTGAACGTTGATCTGACTGAAAAGGGTCTCGAGAACGTTGACAACATCGTTGATCTCATCTTCCAG TATATCAATCTGCTTCGGCAAGAAGATCCAAAGGAATGGATTTTCAAAGAATATGTGGAAATCACTAACATGAGTTTCCGGTTCAAAGACAAAGAATCGCCCAGGGATTATGTTGTCGACCTTGTTGAAGACCTGCTG GAATACCCGGTGGACGAGGTGCTAACTTCAGGATATTTATTGTCTGAATGGAAACCTGAGCTTATAAATCAAGtgttggaaaatttgactCCAGATAACTGCAG GATTGGAATCATCTCCAAACAATTTGAACCAATTGCTGACCAGACTGAGAAATGGTATGGAACCAAATACAAAATCGAAGACATTCCTTCAGAGCTGATTGAAAAGTGGAAGAATGCTAAGCCGATTGAAGAGCTGAAGCTGCCCAAAAAGAACGAGTTCATTCCAAGCAGCTTAGATATTTTGCCAGATGATGATAAC CCCACAAAGTATCCTGCAATCATTCACGAGACGCACTTTGCTCGGGTGTGGCACAAGAAGGATGACGAGTTTCTCCTCCCAAAATCAAACCTGATCATTGAACTGACTAG TCCGTTTGCGTTCGTGGACCCGCTCAGGGTAAACTTTACACATATTTACCTGTATTTGGTTCATGACGCCCTGACTGAATATTCGTACGACGCCTCCCTGGCTTCTCTCAAGTTTGGTGTTGTGAACTCCAAATATGGCTTGATG GTGACAATCAAAGGATTTCACGACAAGCAAGACATCTTGCTAACCAAAGTGCTCGACACGCTGATCAATTTGGAGGTTGACGAGAAACGCTATGAGATTTTCAAGGAATAC tatGTGCGAAGTTTGAAGAATTTTCAAGCAGAACAACCATACACGCACGCAATGCATTACCAATCAGCGTGTTTGCTGGAAAAAGTGTGGCTTAAAAGTGAACTGCTGGATGCTACAAAAt ATCTGTCCATCGAGGGCCTGAAGAGTTTCATCCCGCAATTCTTCTCCATGATGCACATTGAGTGCCTGATCCACGGCAACACCAACAAAGCAGCAGCCCAGAAACTGATCGATGTGATCGAGGGCAAACTGGTCAAGAACGTGCAGCCTTTGTTGCCACCGCATTTGCTGCGTTACAGAGACATGAAACTCGAGGATG GGAGCAACTATGTTTACGAAGTAACAAATGAAACGCACAAAACCTCCTGCGTCGACGTTCTTCTGCAGTGTCCGCCAAAAAGCACAGAGAGTAACATGCTGCTTGAGTTGTTCGTCCAAATCGCCAGCGAACCATGCTTCAACGTGCTGAGGACCAAA GAGCAGCTCGGCTACATTGTGCACTTGACGCTGTCTCGCAACTTGACGGGCCAAGGCGTGAGAATCATGGTGCAGTCGTACAAGCATCCGACCTACGTCAACCACAAAATTGAGCAGTTTCTGCTGAGCATGAAGTCGTACCTCGAGGAAATGAGCGACGAGGAGTTTGAAAGGCACAAAGAAGCCCTGGCTGTACTGCGGCTGGAGAAGCCCAAGAAGATGAAACAACTGACCAATCACTACTGGACCGAAATTTCCATCCAAGCGTACTGCTTTGACCGGGACAATATCGAGGTTGCCTTTCTCAAGACCCTCACCAAGGACGATGTGATTCAATTTTACAATGATCACATCCACGCCGAGGGGGCCAAAAGGCGAAAGCTGGCGGTCCACGTGTTGTCAACCGCGGAAGGAGGCGCTGGATCTGCTGGCACTGAGGTTGATGAGTTTGAACCCTTGTCAATCGTCAGCAAg CCGACGCGTATCGAAGACATCTGCAGCTTCAAGAGTGGTCTGTCGAGCTTCCCGCTTCTCCAGCCTTATGCTTATCACAGGCCACAAGGTTCTAAAGCCAAACTTTAG
- the LOC135946102 gene encoding uncharacterized protein LOC135946102, producing MPLVRADGEEKVFSDLPDGSIHASLRGKFGPSIHSYNIFGDAAPAFEASKKSIFALMLAPNFIKKSERSRNVKLAAIWVGRKEPDMNVLLQPFVKEARYIAEKGIQWTDHNGEARNCKIFPLTAVADSVARPKMIGSCVHNAQFGCTWCYHPNDAIGQSYNRYTFREPCAPLRTNVSWKEDLDTALSTGEPCKGVQNESVLLDLPGFLIPENIGVEQMHAADVGHSKTVLKLWTSNFRQDYYIYTPAKRMLLDKNMSEVRLPTLKNARLLTKFTDFKSWKASQAKLWTLHLSVPLLIEVQKPKDVAVWARFVAAYWLLNQSTITETDLITAQTYLEEHSQGYETLYGTLVMTSNLHQSLHWPLAVARMGPLQNFSAYQYEGKFPDIKKDISSTKATAQQVMERAIMRESLPHIAQTVLRRQQTKEYVSQLLEGKSTKVGPPETRGPPTSEDAEGKHFKKALWSGFVLRTFESQKGTRKCDSCVQLKDNTFGIVTDVMKIVENNKVRLKILSLNCTPHIIKKCTIRSGDRELNMEDLKLPHLYSASVAHQRLRVVDAEMVKGVCILMEMTNGKLYVSVPPNNEEAQ from the exons ATGCCATTAGTGAGGGCAGATGGAGAAGAGAAAGTCTTTTCTGATCTCCCAGATGGAAGCATCCACGCTTCGCTTCGTGGAAAATTCGGACCTTCCATTCATAGTTACAACATTTTCGGGGATGCTGCACCTGCTTTCGAAGCCTCGAAGAAATCCATTTTTGCTCTGATGTTGGCTccaaactttattaaaaaatcggaGAG GTCTCGAAACGTGAAGCTAGCAGCAATCTGGGTGGGCCGAAAAGAGCCTGATATGAATGTTCTTCTACAGCCTTTTGTTAAAGAGGCTAGGTATATTGCTGAAAAAGGAATTCAGTGGACGGACCACAACGGAGAAGCGagaaactgtaaaattttcccaCTCACAGCAGTCGCAGACTCGGTCGCGAGACCCAAGATGATCGGGTCATGCGTACACAATGCTCAATTTGGATGCACTTGGTGTTATCACCCCAACGACGCCATTGGGCAGTCGTACAACAG GTATACTTTTCGAGAACCATGTGCGCCACTACGCACTAACGTATCCTGGAAAGAGGATTTGGACACTGCCTTAAGCACAGGTGAGCCCTGCAAGGGTGTTCAAAATGAAAGCGTTCTGCTGGATCTACCAGGGTTTCTCATCCCTGAAAATATTGGAGTTGAGCAGATGCACGCGG CTGATGTAGGCCACTCAAAAACAGTCCTGAAATTGTGGACAAGCAATTTTCGCCAAGACTACTACATTTACACTCCTGCAAAGCGAATGCTCCTCGACAAAAATATGTCTGAGGTGCGACTGCCGACTCTGAAAAATGCAAGATTGCTCACAAAATTTACAGACTTTAAATCATGGAAAGCTAGCCAGGCAAAGTTGTGGACTCTTCACTTGAGTGTGCCATTGCTCATTGAGGTACAGAAGCCAAAAGATGTAGCGGTTTGGGCAAg ATTTGTCGCTGCATATTGGCTCCTTAATCAGTCCACGATTACGGAGACTGATCTGATTACTGCTCAAACCTACCTAGAGGAGCATTCTCAAGGATATGAGACACTCTACGGAACTCTGGTCATGACGTCAAACCTTCATCAGTCTCTTCACTGGCCATTGGCTGTTGCTCGAATGGGTCCGTTACAAAACTTTTCGGCATACCAGTATGAAGGAAAGTTCCCAGACATCAAAAAAGACATCAGCAGCACGAAAGCTACCGCACAACAGGTAATGGAGCGTGCAATCATGAGAGAATCGCTCCCTCACATTGCACAGACAGTGCTCAGGAGGCAACAAACAAAAGAGTACGTTTCCCAACTCTTAGAAGGCAAATCTACCAAAGTCGGACCACCTGAGACAAGAGGCCCACCAACGTCTGAAGATGCTGAAGGGAAGCACTTCAAGAAAGCACTGTGGTCAGGATTTGTCCTTCGAACTTTTGAGAGTCAGAAGGGTACACGCAAATGTGACTCTTGCGTGCAACTGAAAGACAATACATTTGGTATCGTCACAGATGtcatgaaaattgttgaaaacaacaaagtcagattaaaaattttatctttgaacTGCACGCCACACATCATCAAAAAGTGCACAATTAGGTCGGGCGATCGTGAACTGAATATGGAAGACCTGAAGCTCCCTCATCTTTATTCAGCAAGTGTGGCGCACCAGCGATTGAGGGTGGTAGATGCCGAAATGGTCAAGGGTGTTTGTATTTTGATGGAAATGACAAATGGAAAGTTGTATGTTAGTGTTCCACCAAATAATGAAGAGGCCCAGTAA
- the LOC135946006 gene encoding insulin-degrading enzyme-like isoform X1 encodes MFLLGVALRTLPVRTLRSLRRPLSTPSVSTMVKKIENITKSPEDQRDYRGLILDNELRVLLISDPKTDKSAAALSVNIGHMSDPMELNGLAHFLEHMLFLGTEKYPSENEYSKYLTEHGGSSNAFTSMENTTFYFDVGPEHLDNALDIFSQFFKAPLFTEDATDREVKAVNSEHEKNLANDSWRLHQLERSTSIKDHPYSKFGTGNLQTLVEDPQKNGINVREALLKFHRDYYSSNIMSLVILGKDSLDKLQDTAVNLFGTIENKKVALPKWPGNPFGQEQLQKKGLAVPIKDWRSLSVTFPIPDMKQHYKAGPNRYLGHLIGHESSGSLLSALKKRGWSSHLNAGCRSVARDISFFAVNVDLTEKGLENVDNIVDLIFQYINLLRQEDPKEWIFKEYVEITNMSFRFKDKESPRDYVVDLVEDLLEYPVDEVLTSGYLLSEWKPELINQVLENLTPDNCRIGIISKQFEPIADQTEKWYGTKYKIEDIPSELIEKWKNAKPIEELKLPKKNEFIPSSLDILPDDDNPTKYPAIIHETHFARVWHKKDDEFLLPKSNLIIELTSPFAFVDPLRVNFTHIYLYLVHDALTEYSYDASLASLKFGVVNSKYGLMVTIKGFHDKQDILLTKVLDTLINLEVDEKRYEIFKEYYVRSLKNFQAEQPYTHAMHYQSACLLEKVWLKSELLDATKYLSIEGLKSFIPQFFSMMHIECLIHGNTNKAAAQKLIDVIEGKLVKNVQPLLPPHLLRYRDMKLEDGSNYVYEVTNETHKTSCVDVLLQCPPKSTESNMLLELFVQIASEPCFNVLRTKEQLGYIVHLTLSRNLTGQGVRIMVQSYKHPTYVNHKIEQFLLSMKSYLEEMSDEEFERHKEALAVLRLEKPKKMKQLTNHYWTEISIQAYCFDRDNIEVAFLKTLTKDDVIQFYNDHIHAEGAKRRKLAVHVLSTAEGGAGSAGTEVDEFEPLSIVSKPTRIEDICSFKSGLSSFPLLQPYAYHRPQGSKAKL; translated from the exons ATGTTTCTTTTGGGTGTTGCACTCAGGACTTTACCTGTCAGGACTTTGAGATCGTTGCGCAG ACCACTCTCCACACCGTCAGTGTCCACGATGGTCAAGAAAATCGAGAACATCACGAAAAGTCCAGAGGACCAAAGAGATTACCGAGGCCTTATTTTGGACAATGAGCTACGGGTTTTACTCATCAGCGACCCAAAAACTGATAAGTCGGCAGCTGCACTCTCCGTTAATattg GTCACATGAGCGATCCCATGGAACTCAATGGCTTGGCTCACTTTCTGGAGCACATGCTGTTCCTCGGAACGGAAAAGTACCCAAGCGAGAACGAGTACAGCAAGTACTTGACCGAGCATGGTGGCAGTTCAAATGCATTCACCTCCATGGAAAACACAACCTTCTACTTCGACGTCGGCCCGGAACACTTGGACAACGCATTAGACAT TTTTTCTCAGTTCTTTAAGGCGCCTCTCTTCACCGAGGACGCGACAGACCGAGAAGTAAAAGCTGTCAATTCGGagcatgaaaaaaatttggccaATGACTCATGGCGATTACACCAGCTGGAAAGGAGCACCAGCATCAAGGACCATCCCTACAGTAAATTTGGCACTGGCAACTTGCAAACGTTGGTCGAAGATCcccaaaaaaatggaattaatgtCAGGGAGGCGCTGCTCAAGTTCCACAGAGATTACTACTCGTCCAACATCATGTCGCTCGTGATCCTCGGCAAAG acTCTTTAGACAAACTGCAAGATACAGCTGTGAATTTGTTTGGAACAATTGAGAACAAAAAAGTCGCTCTGCCCAAGTGGCCTGGAAATCCTTTTGGCCAAGAGCAGCTGCAAAAGAAAGGACTGGCTGTGCCAATAAAAGACTGGCGATCACTTAGCGTCACCTTTCCCATTCCTGACATGAAGCAGCACTACAAAGCAGGC ccAAATAGGTACTTAGGCCACCTGATTGGTCACGAAAGCAGCGGCAGTTTGCTCTCTGCTCTGAAAAAGCGTGGCTGGTCAAGTCATCTGAATGCTGGATGCAGGTCTGTGGCCAGGgacatttccttttttgctgTGAACGTTGATCTGACTGAAAAGGGTCTCGAGAACGTTGACAACATCGTTGATCTCATCTTCCAG TATATCAATCTGCTTCGGCAAGAAGATCCAAAGGAATGGATTTTCAAAGAATATGTGGAAATCACTAACATGAGTTTCCGGTTCAAAGACAAAGAATCGCCCAGGGATTATGTTGTCGACCTTGTTGAAGACCTGCTG GAATACCCGGTGGACGAGGTGCTAACTTCAGGATATTTATTGTCTGAATGGAAACCTGAGCTTATAAATCAAGtgttggaaaatttgactCCAGATAACTGCAG GATTGGAATCATCTCCAAACAATTTGAACCAATTGCTGACCAGACTGAGAAATGGTATGGAACCAAATACAAAATCGAAGACATTCCTTCAGAGCTGATTGAAAAGTGGAAGAATGCTAAGCCGATTGAAGAGCTGAAGCTGCCCAAAAAGAACGAGTTCATTCCAAGCAGCTTAGATATTTTGCCAGATGATGATAAC CCCACAAAGTATCCTGCAATCATTCACGAGACGCACTTTGCTCGGGTGTGGCACAAGAAGGATGACGAGTTTCTCCTCCCAAAATCAAACCTGATCATTGAACTGACTAG TCCGTTTGCGTTCGTGGACCCGCTCAGGGTAAACTTTACACATATTTACCTGTATTTGGTTCATGACGCCCTGACTGAATATTCGTACGACGCCTCCCTGGCTTCTCTCAAGTTTGGTGTTGTGAACTCCAAATATGGCTTGATG GTGACAATCAAAGGATTTCACGACAAGCAAGACATCTTGCTAACCAAAGTGCTCGACACGCTGATCAATTTGGAGGTTGACGAGAAACGCTATGAGATTTTCAAGGAATAC tatGTGCGAAGTTTGAAGAATTTTCAAGCAGAACAACCATACACGCACGCAATGCATTACCAATCAGCGTGTTTGCTGGAAAAAGTGTGGCTTAAAAGTGAACTGCTGGATGCTACAAAAt ATCTGTCCATCGAGGGCCTGAAGAGTTTCATCCCGCAATTCTTCTCCATGATGCACATTGAGTGCCTGATCCACGGCAACACCAACAAAGCAGCAGCCCAGAAACTGATCGATGTGATCGAGGGCAAACTGGTCAAGAACGTGCAGCCTTTGTTGCCACCGCATTTGCTGCGTTACAGAGACATGAAACTCGAGGATG GGAGCAACTATGTTTACGAAGTAACAAATGAAACGCACAAAACCTCCTGCGTCGACGTTCTTCTGCAGTGTCCGCCAAAAAGCACAGAGAGTAACATGCTGCTTGAGTTGTTCGTCCAAATCGCCAGCGAACCATGCTTCAACGTGCTGAGGACCAAA GAGCAGCTCGGCTACATTGTGCACTTGACGCTGTCTCGCAACTTGACGGGCCAAGGCGTGAGAATCATGGTGCAGTCGTACAAGCATCCGACCTACGTCAACCACAAAATTGAGCAGTTTCTGCTGAGCATGAAGTCGTACCTCGAGGAAATGAGCGACGAGGAGTTTGAAAGGCACAAAGAAGCCCTGGCTGTACTGCGGCTGGAGAAGCCCAAGAAGATGAAACAACTGACCAATCACTACTGGACCGAAATTTCCATCCAAGCGTACTGCTTTGACCGGGACAATATCGAGGTTGCCTTTCTCAAGACCCTCACCAAGGACGATGTGATTCAATTTTACAATGATCACATCCACGCCGAGGGGGCCAAAAGGCGAAAGCTGGCGGTCCACGTGTTGTCAACCGCGGAAGGAGGCGCTGGATCTGCTGGCACTGAGGTTGATGAGTTTGAACCCTTGTCAATCGTCAGCAAg CCGACGCGTATCGAAGACATCTGCAGCTTCAAGAGTGGTCTGTCGAGCTTCCCGCTTCTCCAGCCTTATGCTTATCACAGGCCACAAGGTTCTAAAGCCAAACTTTAG